A region of Vigna radiata var. radiata cultivar VC1973A chromosome 6, Vradiata_ver6, whole genome shotgun sequence DNA encodes the following proteins:
- the LOC106764773 gene encoding protein SMAX1-LIKE 6 isoform X1: MPTPVSIARQCLTDEAARALDEAVAVARRRCHAQTTSLHAVSALLAMPTSALREACGRARSGAGAARFSGGYSPRLQFRALELSVGVSLDRLPSSKGGGGGGGEEEPPVSNSLMAAIKRSQANQRRQPESFHAFQQSQHGGTASFVKVELKHFVLSILDDPIVSRVFAEAGFRSCDIKLALLQPPLPPVQHRFARAPPVFLCNLEPERPDENIRRIAEVVSRKSKRSPLLMGVYAKSALRGFVEMVEKGRGGSVLSSELRVVCLEREIGEFVKRGGSGEEVVGLKLKDLEQQCEGCSCSMVVSFGEVEVFVGEDVDVDAVRFVVSGLTRLSKIGGEKVSLLGVAETSHAYSKFLGLFPNVENEWDLHLLTVTSATPSMEGLYSKSSLMGSFVPFGGFFSTPEITSPLNSTNRSFTRCDKCNENFEQEVADILKVGPSSSNSTSSTWLQKILNVDDHRGLDVAKTSGENTSLNDKMLGCQKKWNDICQRLRHKGSLPHFDISQTRPQAPILETLRFGPGFKESSSKDPSRTEFPYSTTQMSYMPKGLHITFPLPSDVTVSDSKVSETLQIDGKTPIGSSLSHTPVTTDLGLGTLYTSSTSQNPDTPKLQDQRKHVQQLSDSISTDCDAINETTSHQIPRSSWSGSNFDGKFDLADFKSLSRVLTEMVGWQDEAIRAISQTLSLGKFGSGKSRGSQGRADTWLAFLGPDRLGKRKIASVLAQTIFGNSESLISVDLGFQDSFSPLNSVFECQKSRCYDVLRRKTIVDYIAGELSKKPHSVVFLENVDKADFLVQTSLLQAVRAGKFPDSHGRAISINNTIFLVASTKGSSSLVSDESQMFSEERIFEAKRCQMQLLLGHASEDAKTIGSTNVKVVPRKGFSKSSSLNKRKQTDTSDSKKGTASKMQRHDSESSRSYLDLNMPVEESDEDVNDNDQESESITENTDTWLSDFFDQIDEKVVFKPFNFDELAEQVLKSIGLLFQRTFGSELRLEIDYEVMTHILAAAWLSDKKNAVENWVEHVLGRCFVEAQKKFHHPVSQYVVRLVNCESNFVEEQAPGVCLPARINLD, encoded by the exons ATGCCCACGCCGGTCAGCATAGCAAGGCAATGCTTGACGGACGAGGCGGCGCGTGCGCTAGACGAGGCGGTGGCCGTGGCGCGGCGCCGCTGCCACGCGCAGACCACGTCACTCCACGCCGTCTCGGCTCTGCTCGCCATGCCAACCTCCGCCCTGCGCGAGGCCTGCGGCCGCGCGCGCTCCGGCGCTGGCGCCGCCAGGTTCTCCGGCGGGTACTCGCCGCGGCTGCAGTTCCGGGCGCTGGAGCTCTCCGTGGGGGTGTCGCTGGACAGGCTTCCGTCCTCGAAGGGGGGTGGCGGCGGGGGCGGCGAGGAGGAGCCGCCTGTGTCGAATTCGCTCATGGCGGCCATCAAGCGGTCGCAGGCGAACCAGCGGCGGCAGCCGGAGAGCTTCCACGCGTTTCAGCAGAGCCAGCACGGGGGAACGGCGTCGTTTGTGAAAGTGGAGCTGAAGCACTTCGTTTTGTCAATCCTCGATGATCCAATCGTGAGTCGGGTTTTCGCGGAAGCAGGGTTTCGAAGCTGTGACATCAAACTGGCGCTGCTTCAACCGCCGCTACCTCCGGTCCAGCACCGGTTCGCCCGGGCCCCTCCAGTTTTTCTCTGCAACCTGGAACCGGAGCGTCCCGACGAAAATATTCGGAGGATCGCGGAGGTGGTGTCTAGAAAGAGCAAGCGAAGCCCTTTATTGATGGGTGTTTATGCAAAGAGTGCTCTGAGAGGTTTTGTTGAGATGGTTGAGAAGGGTCGAGGGGGTTCGGTTTTGAGTTCGGAGTTGAGGGTGGTTTGTTTGGAGAGGGAGATTGGGGAATTTGTTAAAAGGGGTGGGAGTGGGGAAGAGGTGGTGGGTTTGAAGTTGAAGGACTTGGAGCAGCAATGCGAGGGCTGTTCTTGTTCTATGGTTGTTAGTTTCGGTGAGGTTGAGGTTTTTGTAGGGGAGGATGTGGATGTTGATGCTGTTAGGTTTGTTGTTTCGGGGCTAACGAGGTTGTCAAAGATTGGTGGCGAAAAGGTTTCGTTGCTGGGTGTGGCGGAAACCTCTCACGCTTATTCGAAGTTTTTGGGTCTATTTCCTAATGTGGAAAACGAGTGGGATCTTCATTTGCTCACTGTCACTTCTGCCACACCTTCTATGGAAGGACTCTACTCTAAGTCCAg CTTGATGGGGTCCTTTGTTCCATTTGGTGGGTTCTTTTCTACACCTGAAATCACAAGTCCCCTCAACTCCACAAATAGATCTTTTACCCGTTGTGACAAATGcaatgaaaattttgaacaagAAGTTGCTGATATTCTCAAGGTAGGTCCTTCGTCTAGTAACTCAACAAGCTCAACTTGGTTACAAAAGATTCTTAATGTGGACGACCACAGAGGGTTGGATGTGGCTAAG ACCAGTGGAGAAAATACAAGTTTGAATGATAAGATGTTGGGATGCCAAAAGAAATGGAATGATATTTGTCAGCGTCTTCGTCACAAAGGCTCACTGCCTCACTTTGATATTTCTCAGACAAGGCCCCAAGCTCCAATACTTGAGACTTTACGGTTTGGTCCAGGTTTTAAGGAAAGCAGCAGTAAAGATCCATCACGCACTGAATTCCCATATTCTACTACTCAAATGTCTTACATGCCCAAAGGCTTGCATATTACTTTTCCATTACCTTCTGATGTAACTGTTAGTGATTCAAAAGTCTCAGAGACACTGCAAATTGATGGCAAGACCCCTATTGGATCATCTCTATCCCATACACCTGTGACCACAGATTTAGGATTGGGAACGTTATATACATCATCAACATCTCAGAATCCAGATACCCCAAAACTACAAGATCAGAGAAAGCATGTTCAGCAATTGTCAGACTCTATTTCAACTGATTGTGATGCTATTAATGAAACTACCTCACACCAAATTCCTAGATCTTCTTGGTCTGGTTCAAATTTTGATGGGAAATTTGATTTAGCAGATTTCAAGTCTCTTAGTCGAGTTCTTACTGAAATGGTTGGCTGGCAGGATGAAGCCATCCGTGCTATCAGTCAAACTTTGTCCCTTGGTAAATTTGGTTCAGGAAAGAGTAGAGGTTCACAAGGTAGAGCAGACACATGGTTGGCTTTCCTTGGACCAGATAGACTTGGCAAAAGAAAAATTGCTTCAGTTCTTGCACAGACTATTTTTGGAAACTCTGAAAGCCTAATCTCTGTGGATCTTGGCTTCCAGGATAGCTTTTCCCCATTGAACTCCGTTTTTGAATGCCAAAAATCACGTTGTTATGATGTGCTCAGGAGGAAGACAATTGTGGACTATATTGCTGGAGAGTTGAGTAAAAAACCCCATTCCGTTGTCTTTCTTGAAAACGTAGATAAAGCTGATTTTCTGGTGCAGACTAGTTTGTTGCAGGCAGTAAGAGCTGGCAAATTTCCAGATTCTCATGGAAGGGCAATTAGCATCAATAACACAATCTTTCTTGTAGCCTCAACTAAAGGTAGTAGTTCTTTGGTTTCAGATGAGTCTCAGATGTTTTCAGAGGAAAGAATTTTTGAAGCCAAAAGATGTCAAATGCAATTACTACTAGGACATGCTTCCGAGGATGCCAAAACAATTGGTAGCACAAATGTTAAGGTTGTACCAAGGAAAGGTTTTTCCAAATCATCATCTCTGAACAAAAGAAAACAGACTGATACTAGTGACTCCAAGAAGGGAACAGCAAGCAAGATGCAGAGACATGACAGTGAGTCATCTCGATCCTATCTGGATCTAAACATGCCTGTAGAGGAGAGTGATGAGGATGTCAATGACAATGACCAAGAAAGTGAATCCATAACAGAAAACACAGACACCTGGTTAAGTGACTTCTTTGATCAAATTGATGAGAAAGTGGTGTTTAAGCCATTCAACTTTGATGAGCTTGCTGAGCAAGTGTTAAAAAGCATTGGCCTACTATTTCAAAGGACATTCGGATCAGAGCTTCGGTTGGAAATTGATTATGAGGTAATGACACACATACTTGCAGCTGCTTGGTTATCAGACAAAAAAAATGCAGTGGAGAATTGGGTTGAACATGTTCTTGGCAGATGCTTTGTGGAAGCACAGAAGAAATTCCATCATCCTGTGTCTCAATATGTTGTAAGACTGGTTAACTGTGAATCCAATTTTGTGGAAGAGCAAGCTCCTGGTGTATGCCTTCCAGCTAGAATTAACCTGGACTAA
- the LOC106764773 gene encoding protein SMAX1-LIKE 6 isoform X2, protein MPTPVSIARQCLTDEAARALDEAVAVARRRCHAQTTSLHAVSALLAMPTSALREACGRARSGAGAARFSGGYSPRLQFRALELSVGVSLDRLPSSKGGGGGGGEEEPPVSNSLMAAIKRSQANQRRQPESFHAFQQSQHGGTASFVKVELKHFVLSILDDPIVSRVFAEAGFRSCDIKLALLQPPLPPVQHRFARAPPVFLCNLEPERPDENIRRIAEVVSRKSKRSPLLMGVYAKSALRGFVEMVEKGRGGSVLSSELRVVCLEREIGEFVKRGGSGEEVVGLKLKDLEQQCEGCSCSMVVSFGEVEVFVGEDVDVDAVRFVVSGLTRLSKIGGEKVSLLGVAETSHAYSKFLGLFPNVENEWDLHLLTVTSATPSMEGLYSKSSLMGSFVPFGGFFSTPEITSPLNSTNRSFTRCDKCNENFEQEVADILKTSGENTSLNDKMLGCQKKWNDICQRLRHKGSLPHFDISQTRPQAPILETLRFGPGFKESSSKDPSRTEFPYSTTQMSYMPKGLHITFPLPSDVTVSDSKVSETLQIDGKTPIGSSLSHTPVTTDLGLGTLYTSSTSQNPDTPKLQDQRKHVQQLSDSISTDCDAINETTSHQIPRSSWSGSNFDGKFDLADFKSLSRVLTEMVGWQDEAIRAISQTLSLGKFGSGKSRGSQGRADTWLAFLGPDRLGKRKIASVLAQTIFGNSESLISVDLGFQDSFSPLNSVFECQKSRCYDVLRRKTIVDYIAGELSKKPHSVVFLENVDKADFLVQTSLLQAVRAGKFPDSHGRAISINNTIFLVASTKGSSSLVSDESQMFSEERIFEAKRCQMQLLLGHASEDAKTIGSTNVKVVPRKGFSKSSSLNKRKQTDTSDSKKGTASKMQRHDSESSRSYLDLNMPVEESDEDVNDNDQESESITENTDTWLSDFFDQIDEKVVFKPFNFDELAEQVLKSIGLLFQRTFGSELRLEIDYEVMTHILAAAWLSDKKNAVENWVEHVLGRCFVEAQKKFHHPVSQYVVRLVNCESNFVEEQAPGVCLPARINLD, encoded by the exons ATGCCCACGCCGGTCAGCATAGCAAGGCAATGCTTGACGGACGAGGCGGCGCGTGCGCTAGACGAGGCGGTGGCCGTGGCGCGGCGCCGCTGCCACGCGCAGACCACGTCACTCCACGCCGTCTCGGCTCTGCTCGCCATGCCAACCTCCGCCCTGCGCGAGGCCTGCGGCCGCGCGCGCTCCGGCGCTGGCGCCGCCAGGTTCTCCGGCGGGTACTCGCCGCGGCTGCAGTTCCGGGCGCTGGAGCTCTCCGTGGGGGTGTCGCTGGACAGGCTTCCGTCCTCGAAGGGGGGTGGCGGCGGGGGCGGCGAGGAGGAGCCGCCTGTGTCGAATTCGCTCATGGCGGCCATCAAGCGGTCGCAGGCGAACCAGCGGCGGCAGCCGGAGAGCTTCCACGCGTTTCAGCAGAGCCAGCACGGGGGAACGGCGTCGTTTGTGAAAGTGGAGCTGAAGCACTTCGTTTTGTCAATCCTCGATGATCCAATCGTGAGTCGGGTTTTCGCGGAAGCAGGGTTTCGAAGCTGTGACATCAAACTGGCGCTGCTTCAACCGCCGCTACCTCCGGTCCAGCACCGGTTCGCCCGGGCCCCTCCAGTTTTTCTCTGCAACCTGGAACCGGAGCGTCCCGACGAAAATATTCGGAGGATCGCGGAGGTGGTGTCTAGAAAGAGCAAGCGAAGCCCTTTATTGATGGGTGTTTATGCAAAGAGTGCTCTGAGAGGTTTTGTTGAGATGGTTGAGAAGGGTCGAGGGGGTTCGGTTTTGAGTTCGGAGTTGAGGGTGGTTTGTTTGGAGAGGGAGATTGGGGAATTTGTTAAAAGGGGTGGGAGTGGGGAAGAGGTGGTGGGTTTGAAGTTGAAGGACTTGGAGCAGCAATGCGAGGGCTGTTCTTGTTCTATGGTTGTTAGTTTCGGTGAGGTTGAGGTTTTTGTAGGGGAGGATGTGGATGTTGATGCTGTTAGGTTTGTTGTTTCGGGGCTAACGAGGTTGTCAAAGATTGGTGGCGAAAAGGTTTCGTTGCTGGGTGTGGCGGAAACCTCTCACGCTTATTCGAAGTTTTTGGGTCTATTTCCTAATGTGGAAAACGAGTGGGATCTTCATTTGCTCACTGTCACTTCTGCCACACCTTCTATGGAAGGACTCTACTCTAAGTCCAg CTTGATGGGGTCCTTTGTTCCATTTGGTGGGTTCTTTTCTACACCTGAAATCACAAGTCCCCTCAACTCCACAAATAGATCTTTTACCCGTTGTGACAAATGcaatgaaaattttgaacaagAAGTTGCTGATATTCTCAAG ACCAGTGGAGAAAATACAAGTTTGAATGATAAGATGTTGGGATGCCAAAAGAAATGGAATGATATTTGTCAGCGTCTTCGTCACAAAGGCTCACTGCCTCACTTTGATATTTCTCAGACAAGGCCCCAAGCTCCAATACTTGAGACTTTACGGTTTGGTCCAGGTTTTAAGGAAAGCAGCAGTAAAGATCCATCACGCACTGAATTCCCATATTCTACTACTCAAATGTCTTACATGCCCAAAGGCTTGCATATTACTTTTCCATTACCTTCTGATGTAACTGTTAGTGATTCAAAAGTCTCAGAGACACTGCAAATTGATGGCAAGACCCCTATTGGATCATCTCTATCCCATACACCTGTGACCACAGATTTAGGATTGGGAACGTTATATACATCATCAACATCTCAGAATCCAGATACCCCAAAACTACAAGATCAGAGAAAGCATGTTCAGCAATTGTCAGACTCTATTTCAACTGATTGTGATGCTATTAATGAAACTACCTCACACCAAATTCCTAGATCTTCTTGGTCTGGTTCAAATTTTGATGGGAAATTTGATTTAGCAGATTTCAAGTCTCTTAGTCGAGTTCTTACTGAAATGGTTGGCTGGCAGGATGAAGCCATCCGTGCTATCAGTCAAACTTTGTCCCTTGGTAAATTTGGTTCAGGAAAGAGTAGAGGTTCACAAGGTAGAGCAGACACATGGTTGGCTTTCCTTGGACCAGATAGACTTGGCAAAAGAAAAATTGCTTCAGTTCTTGCACAGACTATTTTTGGAAACTCTGAAAGCCTAATCTCTGTGGATCTTGGCTTCCAGGATAGCTTTTCCCCATTGAACTCCGTTTTTGAATGCCAAAAATCACGTTGTTATGATGTGCTCAGGAGGAAGACAATTGTGGACTATATTGCTGGAGAGTTGAGTAAAAAACCCCATTCCGTTGTCTTTCTTGAAAACGTAGATAAAGCTGATTTTCTGGTGCAGACTAGTTTGTTGCAGGCAGTAAGAGCTGGCAAATTTCCAGATTCTCATGGAAGGGCAATTAGCATCAATAACACAATCTTTCTTGTAGCCTCAACTAAAGGTAGTAGTTCTTTGGTTTCAGATGAGTCTCAGATGTTTTCAGAGGAAAGAATTTTTGAAGCCAAAAGATGTCAAATGCAATTACTACTAGGACATGCTTCCGAGGATGCCAAAACAATTGGTAGCACAAATGTTAAGGTTGTACCAAGGAAAGGTTTTTCCAAATCATCATCTCTGAACAAAAGAAAACAGACTGATACTAGTGACTCCAAGAAGGGAACAGCAAGCAAGATGCAGAGACATGACAGTGAGTCATCTCGATCCTATCTGGATCTAAACATGCCTGTAGAGGAGAGTGATGAGGATGTCAATGACAATGACCAAGAAAGTGAATCCATAACAGAAAACACAGACACCTGGTTAAGTGACTTCTTTGATCAAATTGATGAGAAAGTGGTGTTTAAGCCATTCAACTTTGATGAGCTTGCTGAGCAAGTGTTAAAAAGCATTGGCCTACTATTTCAAAGGACATTCGGATCAGAGCTTCGGTTGGAAATTGATTATGAGGTAATGACACACATACTTGCAGCTGCTTGGTTATCAGACAAAAAAAATGCAGTGGAGAATTGGGTTGAACATGTTCTTGGCAGATGCTTTGTGGAAGCACAGAAGAAATTCCATCATCCTGTGTCTCAATATGTTGTAAGACTGGTTAACTGTGAATCCAATTTTGTGGAAGAGCAAGCTCCTGGTGTATGCCTTCCAGCTAGAATTAACCTGGACTAA